In the genome of Segatella copri, one region contains:
- a CDS encoding DUF5675 family protein, whose amino-acid sequence MEIILKRIARKDAYTIGHLYILKDGEVTRKVNCAMMNPHLKRWFTSTFDPGLLNGESCFCDTLEPTWRNLLGVELKPEEENVRLGRVSGKKAQKMKGATAIPEGTYPVLVTKSPRFKEWLPYVQGVPGFEGIRIHVGNEPKDTQGCILVGENKVKGMVVNSRIWLHRLMQRISEAKERDEAIWLTIV is encoded by the coding sequence ATGGAAATCATTTTGAAGCGTATTGCCAGGAAGGATGCCTATACCATTGGGCATCTGTATATCCTGAAGGATGGGGAGGTGACGAGAAAGGTGAATTGTGCCATGATGAACCCGCATCTGAAGCGTTGGTTCACAAGCACCTTCGACCCCGGGTTGCTGAACGGGGAGTCCTGTTTTTGTGATACCCTGGAGCCTACTTGGCGCAATCTTCTGGGGGTGGAGCTGAAGCCCGAAGAGGAGAATGTGCGATTGGGGCGTGTGTCGGGTAAGAAGGCGCAGAAGATGAAGGGCGCCACGGCGATTCCCGAGGGCACTTACCCCGTGCTGGTTACCAAGTCGCCGAGATTTAAGGAGTGGTTACCCTATGTGCAGGGCGTGCCCGGTTTCGAGGGCATCCGGATTCATGTGGGTAATGAGCCGAAGGATACGCAGGGGTGTATTCTGGTGGGTGAGAACAAGGTGAAGGGAATGGTTGTGAATTCCCGCATCTGGCTGCATCGCCTGATGCAGCGCATTTCGGAAGCGAAGGAGCGGGATGAGGCCATCTGGCTTACCATTGTATAA